Genomic DNA from Cucumis melo cultivar AY chromosome 10, USDA_Cmelo_AY_1.0, whole genome shotgun sequence:
AACAAGAGAAACACTCCATGATTGCTAGATATGAGTACGTGTGCATTTGTTCTCTTAAAGAAAAAGTTTCATTTGTTGGTTAATACCAATTCTGTCTTAACAAAACCAAAATCTATCTGATAATCTAACACttcaaatgaaaataaaaaatcaattgCTTGCATCTAATTGTAAAGAGAAAGTATGTGTGGAATAGAGAACAAAAAccaaaatgaaaaatttaattaaatcaatgTCTACTAGTGACACAGATATTGACTCTTAGTACACACAAGTAACTTACCAATTTATCACTCCATCCAAGAATGAGAATGTGGTTTCTTTCAATGACTTCACTTTTTCCTTTTCGCAGTGAGTCAACTTTCTCTGAAATAGCGTCAGAAACAAGCCCAAGCATCATTGCAAAAATCAACATACCCCCAGCACTTATAGAGACAGAAACAATTCTGGGTCCAATGCCAACCCTGTCAGCATGATTTCCTGAGTCCGCCACAAATGTCCATGAAAGCCAGAGAGCTTCCACAAAGTTACCATCACTAACAGCATATAATGCTAACCCACCAAATCCTATAAGAAATACAGTGGCAAAAAGAAGTGCAAGCAACTTTGCATAAGGATAGATGGAGAAACACACATCGACCACATATGCAATTCTCTTGTTCAAAGGAACCTCATCCTTGCTATTTTGAGTTCTTTCTGAAAAGTTCTTAATTCGGGGAAGGTAATCAAGATACTTGTACAATATAAACGGCATAACAAGTGTGCACACTACGGTATACAAAGCTATAGTTCGACTGTCagcattaaaaaaataaaatatcgaATTGTTATCTCCTGGTACTGAAATTCCCCAAGTTGCATTGATAACGTTTTCAGTACTACATATTTGACGAAGGTGAAATTTCTCTTCCTGCAGAAATGTATAACGATTTAAAAAAACTGAATACATGTATTGAAAGGGAAAATATAGCATCAATTGAGTACGAAATATACCTCAAGTTTCGTAACTTTCGTTTGCAGGAAAACTACATAGAGTCCCATGAACATACAAGCGACAATGGGCTGTAAAAATCATTTTAACCATGAcatcaataattttaaaataaactgCTGAAGCAACTTGAAAATCAAAACCAATCATTACAGAGAAAACCAAAGGTAAATTTTCACAGGTGTTCTAGCTCTTATAccaattttagaaaaagaaaactgaTTTATCTGCTTCCATATCATATgtacatgaaaaaaaaacaataataataacttcTGAATAGAATCAGATGTAATATAATGAGATTCACTCTTAAAAGTTAGGTATAAAGAGAATCATAGCCGGTAAATCATAAGGTAGACGCATACTTAAACCGGGACTGCTGTCTTTCCATTCATATACCTTTCTTGCCTAAGGATGTCAACTTCAGCGTGCACGATTTCCTCcctttctaaaaaaattatattgctATTTTTCTGCAGTTTTCAAGTGCCCCAGCACATgggtatcttttttttttaccataagACGACACTGTGCTTGATCAAGAGGGTGTACACGTCCAATGAAGTTTTGTTGTTGGACTAGACAATTACTTTAGAACTCAGAGACGCGGTTGTACTATAGAACAGAGCCTATTCAAGGTAGCATGTTATACTCATCTTCtgattgaaaaaatatattcatacATTCCGTCGTACACACTTgcacaaaaatattaaaacatacATACTAGCCATAGTCGCAAGAAATGTACACATTGCACTTATTTCCAAAGCCAAATAGCACCCTTTATTTCCAATTCTGGTAATACACGTACATACATACATGTGTATACGTATagatatatgtgtgtgtatttCTTTCCCTGAGTCGGTTAATCTCAAAATTTgacgcaaaaaaaaaaacgatgcAAAATGTAATGAAAATGATAAAAGTATAGAAAAAACCGCCAGTGTCGTCCGTGTATCTTGTTGGTATAAAAACGGAACAAAATTTTTAAACGAGGCAGTAATCAAGGTTTAAAATGTAGACTATGGATACTTTGGaacaattataaaaacaaaaaattcaaaagaaaaaattgaaatttgacgtaaacattttataatttttaggATACATTAGTTATTTTTGCCTATgtttttatgaatttttgtgGCAATCCACGACGAAAATAAATTTCATGGCGGTAATAAATAATATGATGTCAGCGAGATTTATTTTCGGAAAGTGTGAAAATGAAGATTTAGATTTACACTTCCAATGTCTCCGGTTTCAAGAAAGCTGAATGAAGATAAAAGCAGCAAAGCTAgcaagaggaaaagaaaaagaaaaagaaattcaaaacaCGAGAAGAACGTAATAGAATCACCAACCAAATATTGCATTAAAGAACGCGAAGGTTTCCAAGATCTCCTCACACTGCTGGACTGAGAATCCAAATCAGGTTTACCAATCACCTTCACCACCTTCCCCTCCTTCTTCGATTCCTCCACCTTTAACGGAGTTGCCACCGGAGGCGACTGTTCGGCGGCCACACCCCTTACCCTACTCGAACCAATCCGACGATTCGATGACGTGGTAATGGTGGAGACGTCCTGGTTAGCAAGCTTGGGGGTTTTAAGAGAGAGTCTAGGATTAGACGCATAAGGACCGAGACAAGAGGGGAAAATATAATCCCGATTGAAGAACTGAGCACCGTGGGGGGGAGAAGCGgaatcattattattattatcgaGGGAGAGGCGGAGATCAGTGTTATTGGATTGACGGAAAGCAGAAGCAGagagaggaggaggagaagagaGACGGCGGACGGCGGGGAAGAGTGGGCCGGGGAAGTGGTGGGGCGGCGGGGGAGTATCGAGGGCGATGGTCTTGGATCGTTTGAGGAGAGGGGGGGAGTCGGGTTTGGTGAGAGTGGAATTTTCATTGTGGTTAGCCATGAAGGGAAGGGGAGAGTGAGATGGAAAATGGAGAGTGGATTTAGGGGGAAAGACAGCGGGATTCGGGTGTCCCCCCCCCCGCCCCGGCTTGCTTCCGTTCGGGTCTATCTGGGCCGGAGAGGATGACACGGACGTGACGTGGAAGGCATAATCAAAAGCAAAAAAGGtgtgagttttttttcttttatcgcACGTGGGATGGAAGAGGACCAAAAGGTatggttgggttgggttgggtccgCAGGTTTTTTGATGGCTCGTAAAGTCAAGGACTAATGTAGACAAATTCATCCAAAATAGATCCATCCCTGTCCAGGGGTCAATGGGACGATTGGAACGGGTTTAGCTTTGAGAAATATTAGGGaaagaggatttttttttttggatttattGGAGCGTTCGTTTGTTTTAATGTTTTGTTTTCCTAATGTTGTCGTGaaatgtttttcttctttttcttgttagtgatgtatttcttttttttttttctttttcttttaacactttctttatatttttgttttattctccaccaattttatttatattttgaaaatactaaaaattttgaattaatgtTTTATAGAAAATGTGAGTTTTTGCATTTTTGGTCCATCTTTTTCAGCTCGAGCGTAGTATTTatccattgttttttttttttttttggagttgGAAAATAGATGGATTAGAAAAAAAGCAAAATTACATTAAAACAATTAgagaaatgtttttttttttatcgtacattgattttaaattagtatttttaaaatatacaaaataaaattgggttgaaaataaaaataattagaaataaatcaaaagaaaatgttagaagaaaaaaagaaggaagtaGATAAAGAAGAGATACATTACtaatgagaaaaagaaagaagaagaagaaaaaacttcaGATAAGGGaagaataaaatattaaaaacaattaatatttcctaagtttataagaatagacttatttggttttttagtatttgatttttttataataaatttaaaagatctTCGGCactttatttgtttatttaatttttttttaacaataattaacttgtatttaaaattgaaaaaaaatagctTTAGATAATATATAGCTTTTAGAAAATATTGTAGTCATTTGCAatgatttaattttatttaaaacaaaagtaTAAAATTACTTCGGGGActtttaaatctatttttaaaaattcattaACAAAACATGTATTTCTTAAAAGTTTTGGGATCAAATGAGTAGGGGTGAGCATTGGACCGTCGAGGTCGATTTTTCAACCAAACCACAAGTTGGCACATAAATTATAAAATCGACTTCGACCGCTGTTTCCAACAAAACTGACTGGTTCGACACTCAGTCGGTCGTTCATTTtggttgcttttttttttcttctttcttatttatttctatgtttcttactttcttttcctcattttctttttcctttttccctttGTTTGTTGAGatgtgaaatatatatatatatatatattcagtttattttttcgtttgaactttgaatttccttttACAAATATTATGGATTGTGGTTTATGGTCGGAGAAAAATTTCTTTAATAGacgattttaaaaattaagaattgcattgtttttttatttatctttttaaacctaaacttataattatattatatattatttatattaaaaaaatacatgaGTCGGTTCAAACTAACGGATTGACCATATCCCCCAAACCGACCGACAACAACTAGGTTTTTGAGTTTCTAGAACCAAAATTAGATCATCGATTGTACTATTCCGACTACCCGACCTCGATTCATTCGATTTCGGTTTTTCGGTCCATCATGCTCTCCTCTACAAATGagttgtttatatatatatatatatatatatatatatatatatatatataaatttgggGATAggttcattttttaaatttagggGCCTAACATACGTGCTCTTCAAAACTTAAGGACTAAAAATgtacctttttttttcaaaacaaaatttaacgcATCCACTTATGAAGTTTTAACTACTATAGCCTAAATAGGAGTGTCTTAGTTAAATCTAATGTTAccaaaaattttcataaatgttctTCAATTTTACACATAATTTATAGTCCAAAAGATTCAACTAAccatctttattattaataatatattaaaaaagtataaaaataaaataaggaaagtGGACCATAATATGTTATTAAGATTTTCATTTATTAGTTACTCTATATAAATATGGTATGTGAATAATCGTACTATAGTAATACTGGAATCAAAATTATCcattaattattttccttttgttcATTTTGTTCAAAAATTATTCTCTCTTTCGATCTCTCCCTGTCCATCATTTCTTATTTCATTCatctctttcaatttttttcggTAAGCAGTAGTTTATGGTTTATACAAAATTTGTTagagtatatgaaaaatatgtaGTATATTACGTAGTTCATATTTTTGGTATAGGAAGactatatagtatattatgtagTTTTTGATCAACAAATTATGatatatgaaaaaatatatatagtatattatgtaggtatatgaaaaatataaaacctAGGAACAAAAATGTGAAAAAATTAGTTGGAGGAGATTTATCTGATTATGTTGCGGATGAAATTGAATAAATGACAAAACTGTTCTATAAAAACGTGGATGACGCTAGAAAGGTGTAAGGTGATTTTTCTAATTGTGTTATGGACGAAATTTAATAAAGTCAATTTTTATAAATCATTTAATATAAGTATTACCATATTATATTCAACATTATACCCtactaaaattatttttccaataaacgatatcataatattaaatacaaatataatCTATATTATTTATTACATTAATTATGGAATATAATAAATGTGGTATAATAATTATggtattatattatatatttttttaaaaatcaattttatttataattgatgtGAAGGTTTAAATGGTTCTAAAAAACACAAATCGTAATggagaaaagaaatgaaaatttcaAACATTCATGTAACATCATCTCAAAACTAGATGATTTCTCTAAATATTTGTTCGTTTGTTAGTTGGTTAGAAGAGTTGCATTTGGAAATTAGACAAGATCTGTCAAATAAATGAatacaaaattaataaacaGTTAACGAGAGATCTACATATTATAGTAACAccaaatctatatatatatactatgtATAAAAGGACTCGCAGGATGGAATTTTGTTGTCTCCATTATGCCCCTTTCATTTGAGTAATTTGAACCGAAACATTAGTATTAATATTGTCAATTTTAAAACTCGTCAAATACAAATTAATTCGTTTTTTCCTTTCATTCTCGTAATTTTACCTATAACATTAGTGACaattttgtcaaattttaaaattgtattttCCCTTGTTTTAAAGGAGTGATTATAGgatttaatttttattgtatttcatAATTTGAGttgtctttaaaaaaaataattaataagttATGGTTTttagtataaaaaatattattagcAAAATACCTAGAAAAAacacaaatttttttttgatataACAAAACCGAACCGTGAACACCCAAACCTCGGTTTATTTTTGTATTGGGCCGGTCGTAATTGTGGGCATTGTAAAGAACGGGAAAGCCCAATAATGTAAATCGACTGAATTCTTGGCTCATAGTCGTCATCACGGTCGCAAGCACGGTACGATGATTCAATCTCTATCGTCTCCTTAATTCACTTGGCTCTTGTGTTTGTTCTCTTTCTTCCTGTTCTCCTACTACTGCGATTCCAATTATTTTCCCGCAAAATTCCGCTAATACTCTCCCACTCTTACGTCTTCCGATTCAAATCTCCCTAACAATCTTCAATTTCATCTCTCATTCTAGGGTTTTACTGTTTCTGCCTTCTGGGTTGGCGGCAATCTGCTTTCCTCTCTGTTTTTTGTTTATCTCTTCCTACGATCAAACCAAGAGTTTCGTTACTTCCTTAATTCTCGTCATTGGTCATTGCATTTTTGAAGATTTTGATTGATAACAAAAGTTGGGCTGAAGAAGAATGAAGCGTAAACGAGGGAACAAAAAGAGCAAGCGTAAAGGGGGAACTGAAGTAGCTGGGAAGGGAGCGGTTTCTTTAGGTACTGAGGAGAATTCAGGTTTGGAGGAGTttgataatgataatgataatgacAGGTATGATTCTGCAACGGAAATCCGTACGCCTTCGTCCACGGGGACTGATCATCTCAATGTTGCGACTGATAAGGATTCGATCGAAAAAGATGCTGGGAAATCATCAATTGGACGTGTTAAAGTGAAGCTAAAGACCTCAAAAATGATGGATACTCAGCTTAATTCTTCCGATGCGCTCACTCAGAGTGACACTGATAAGAGTAGTCTTCAAATGGGTTTAGAGAAGCAGAGTGTAGCTTCTGAGAAAATGGAAGATTGTGCCAACTCGTTGTCTGAAAAGGAAACCGGTGTTTCTGGGAATACTATAATTGCATCCAAGAAACCTGGGAGCATAAAGATTAAGGCTTCCAAGAGCTCCGGAGCAAGTAATAATTCGACAAGTACTGTTGTGAAGGTACAAGCTGATACTCGTATGCCTTCAAAGGATTCTCGACCTAATAAGAGAGAGTTGGAATCTGCTCTCACGGTAAGTCGTCTCTTCTTTCGCTTTCCCTTTTTCTTCAAATCCACTACGAAAGACGTCTTTGTTCGCTCAAAATTGGCTTAGGTTTGATTTTACACTTTTAAATGCGACTGTCATATGATTAAATCTTTGTTCGAGCTGCTGTTAAACATGACAAAAAAGTGGTTTTGATTTTAACCGTTACAAGATCACTCCCAAACATGCTCTAAGAAACTCGATTTAAATGCCAAGAAAATGCGGTACCAATGTGGTAGATTAGTTATGTACCTGAAGAGCCAAGGTAACTTGCACAAATGGCGTCAAGAACATGTAAATGTAAGAAAAACTTTAGGTACTGTTAACATGTTAAAACTGTAAATTTAGTAGAAGGCCGAccatttgttatatttttaatgaGTATTTAAGGTTTTTGCTTCACCTTTTTAGCCTGCTTGATCCATATCTCTCAATGGTTTTTTCTTATATTCAGGTCATAAAGAAAGTCATGAAAATGGATGCAGCTGAACCGTTTAATGTTCCTGTGAATCCTGTTGCTTTAGGGATACCCGTAAGTAtgaattattatattaattgcTCATTGGGTCAGTTTTGTTGTCATTACATGTAGTGGTGTTCCTGTTCCCATACTGCTTTACAGATCTTCTTATATATTTTTCAGTCTTTATTTGGGTAGACTAGTGAAAAGGAGGTCATGGATgtctaattttatttataagcACGGCATGAAGGTTCTAGCTAGCTGATAGTTTTAATATTCTCAATGATTCTCCTCCCCAAATTGCAAGTATTTAATCAAATAGCTTGATTCCTCGTAGGAAGCTTCAGAATTGATGAGTTTGCACTGTACACTTAATGGCAGCGGAAAAATAAAGCAGAGAAGATTAGGATAAGGAGCGTTGCATGTCTCTAATTTTCCATGTTTTGCATTTGGACTCAACTTATAGAGCTAAGAACAGGAATGGGCTAGCCGTTCCTCTAGTATGGTTGACATCCTTTTAACTTGAAAAACTGTTAATATTACATTTTTATTCATTTACATTTGACTGGTTGCTTGTTCTTATACTGGCatcatttttattatattgCAACTGTTGTCCCTTCTACACATTGtcgttttttaattttctttttcctgcAGGATTATTTTGATGTGATAGATACACCAATGGATTTTGGGACAATATGCAGCAATCTTGAAAATGGTGTTAAATATATGAATTCAGAGGATGTTTTCAAGGATGTGCGGTACATCTGGGAGAACTGCTATAAGTATAATAATAAAGGTGACTACATCCTGGATCTTATGAGGAGGGTGAAgaaaaacttttcaaaatattgGAGTGCTGCTGGATTGTACAATGGGCAAACTACAGCAACTAATGGTGAGATTTTGCTCAAAATATTGGGGCCAATACAATTCATTGGTGCTGAACTAAATTTATTACATTTCTTAGTAATCTCTTGCTGACATGTGGAAATCAAATCAAATGAATTTGTTATTTCTTatatttggataataaaataAATGCACATATGGCATTTTTCACTGGCATAGATATGACTTTCTGCAAAGATATATCCATATAAAAGTTTTGTTGCAATTTGACAAACTTGGTCGAGGGATTCTTTGCTGCATGtaatttatgttttttcttcttccccttGCAGGTGTTGATATAAGCCAAGAGAATGGTGGAGCATCCAGTCAGGCGAAACCTCTGAAAGGTCAGTCAAAACAGAAATCGAAGAAGCGTCATGGGTATGATTCTGCCAACCTGCATAAAGTTACATCAAATGCAACTTACATTTATGGCTCTTGAGTTGCACAGTAGGACAAAAATTTGACCTTTATGTTCATGTTTAGATGATGAGGGAAGTACTGGAGTTACTTTGTTGTAATCCAACAGTCTGGATATAGGACAAAACCTGATGGTAGAAGGAAATTGCTGGTATAGCTACAAAAGAACCAATTGAGTTTAGTTGAACAAAACTTTTTAACTCGGCAGTAAAATCTCTGGCTAGCTAGTTGGAAATTTGCTTCTTAGTTTTTACCCCCATTTTTGTATTGAAGTCACTAACATGATGTTTGTATGAAATAAAGTCTCTTTATTTCTTATGTCTCTTCAGCATAGAACTTTTCAAGTGATAAGCTGATTGAAGTGCTTCTTTCTGCAGAAGGCGCCATAAATCTGATTGTTTATGTGCAATATGTGTTTTAAAGCGCCGTAGGAGGGAGCGTGAAGAGACTGCTAGAGTTGCTAAAGACCAAACTGGAGCTGGCAACAACCTAGCGCGAGAGTTAAAGTTTGAGGTGACTTAAAAGTGCTTGGAATTTATTCAAACCTCTCTTGATGTTTAGGGAAAATCAGGAACAGTGtcttattttctaaaaatttacAATTAATGGTGGGTCAATTTAGAATGTtgtttccatttctattttagGTTGTACTTTGTATACACTTCAGTTTTGCAGAAGTGAACCATGTTTCGTTATCCTTTTCGTGAGATCATAACAGTGATTGCAAAGACATAAGTATTGGGAAAACAATTTGATATTGACATTAATGATTTTTTGTGTTTATAACATCCATTTGTTTCTCTTTACTATGGGATAGAAAAAGAATAATGCTCCAtctaactttttttctttttgttaaggAATCTTTGCGTGGGGAAAGTCCTGGCAGCGTGGATTCATCATCAAATGCTGATGATTCACTAGACAATGAACTAGGTGTTGAAGAAGAAACAGGAGAAGAGGTGAAAATGGATGTTTCAAAGCAACAGTTTAGCATGCCAGATGATAAGCAAGATGAAGCTGAGGaggaaaaagatgaagaaaatgaaatgggGCAGAGAATAGCCGCTGATTCTAAAGGAATTGAGCAGTCGGAACGGTCGAGGGAGGATCATGATAGACCATTGAAATCAACAACGGAGGAATCGGGTAACTTGAAAATGGAGGATGTTCCACAAGATACTCATATCTCCGAACAGAAGGTATTTTGCTTTCATTTTGTTAGCTTAGAAAACGAGGACCATTCATCAAACCATCATTGAACTATGAAAGTTAAACGGGATAAATCAATTTCAGCAAACATAGCTTATTTAATTGATAGCAAACACAACTTTCATTAAACAAGAACCATGAAACAAAAACAAGGATGGGGGCAACGAAGTTGAGGAAAAACGGACGGAGTATATTGTGATGATGttaaatgatataatattaagtTTACGTGCATAGTCTTTATGATGCAACATGATATTAGAGCGAATGATTTAGAAGGTTCTGTGTTCAAATCCTTACGATGTTCCTTTCCACCTGTTTTGTCTATTGCATATTTCAAGCGTCCAAGTGAATGAgatgatatatattaaatttacttCCACCTATCAGTTTAAATTTTTATGTTAATCGGTGATTTAACGAATGATTTGATGGCATGATGgcaggaggaagaagaaaaacagagGAAGAAATTAAAGGCATGGGAGGAGTTGAGCATTAAGAATCCGATGGTTTTGGAGTTGTGTGGAGTCGTTTTCCCAGTGAATCCAAAATCTGTGTGGAGAGGACCCCATTCATTGCTTCCGCATCGCAGACCTTCTCGCACTAGCTCCATTCACATGGCCATAGAAGAGTTCATGAAATAGTAGATTAATTATTGTATTACCCGATACTTGTAGGCTTGTGTTTCATGTATCATAAAAATTGTATTCGACTCTGTGTAGTTTAGTTGTATCATATTTGGCTTCctattgaaaaatgaaaatcattACTCTGCCTTTGAATGGTCTTAGGAACATTAGCAAATTTAGGTGAAATgtgttaattttgtttttaacaCAGATAATTTTgtagaaaatgaaaacaaacTCTTTATTATCACAACATGTTTAGTTCCAATTTAGAAACTTcaaatttgaattgaaaatttaactATGAATTTGTAAATGCAGAACTAGATTAATTTAGTTGGTAAACTCTGTTCTTTTAAGGATAGGTATGATTTATGGGATGAAGCAAATCTCTTCGCTTGCCTTTGGAGCTATATGTATAGATCTCctaattattataacattaAACCTATTcaaaaattttctaaaataatatttatcttAAACACATACTACTATAACTCgctaatataataatataataattaaaattcttGTGATAATATTTATGAGGGATcacaattcaaaatatttattctcACAATTCACAAATATTAAAGAATAAATTAGTATAGAATGGAATGAGATTCAACTTCAACTCAACCATTAATTTGGATGTCAACAAAAAGGAGAATTGCATATAAGTAAAGCTCAAAAAGTACTTAATGCAATTTAAACTTATCTCTATTCTACTTAGTCTAGAGTCTAATAAAATATTACCATGTGgcaacttttttaaaaaagaatgatTTTCTAAAcgttttttcttctctcttttt
This window encodes:
- the LOC103488843 gene encoding ion channel DMI1 isoform X1, translating into MDLFWMNLSTLVLDFTSHQKTCGPNPTQPYLLVLFHPTCDKRKKTHTFFAFDYAFHVTSVSSSPAQIDPNGSKPGRGGGHPNPAVFPPKSTLHFPSHSPLPFMANHNENSTLTKPDSPPLLKRSKTIALDTPPPPHHFPGPLFPAVRRLSSPPPLSASAFRQSNNTDLRLSLDNNNNDSASPPHGAQFFNRDYIFPSCLGPYASNPRLSLKTPKLANQDVSTITTSSNRRIGSSRVRGVAAEQSPPVATPLKVEESKKEGKVVKVIGKPDLDSQSSSVRRSWKPSRSLMQYLPIVACMFMGLYVVFLQTKVTKLEEEKFHLRQICSTENVINATWGISVPGDNNSIFYFFNADSRTIALYTVVCTLVMPFILYKYLDYLPRIKNFSERTQNSKDEVPLNKRIAYVVDVCFSIYPYAKLLALLFATVFLIGFGGLALYAVSDGNFVEALWLSWTFVADSGNHADRVGIGPRIVSVSISAGGMLIFAMMLGLVSDAISEKVDSLRKGKSEVIERNHILILGWSDKLGSLLKQLAIANKSIGGGVVVVLAERDKEEMEMDIAKLEFDFMGTSVICRSGSPLILADLKKVSVSKARAIIVLATDENADQSDARALRVVLSLTGVKEGLRGHVVVEMSDLDNEPLVKLVGGEVIETVVAHDVIGRLMIQCALQPGLAQIWEDILGFENSEFYIKRWPQLDGQRFGDVLISFPDAIPCGVKVAADSGKIILNPDDNYILKEGDEVLVIAEDDDTYAPGPIPEVRRGFFQKIIDPPKYPEKILFCGWRRDIDDMIMVLEAILAPRSELWMFNEVPETEREKKLIDGGLDISSLVNIKLVHRQGNAVIRRHLESLPLETFDSILILADESLEDSVVHSDSRSLATLLLIRDIQSKRLPNKDMKLTSTSLRLAGFSHHSWIREMQQASDRSIIISEILDSRTRNLVSVSRISDYVLSNELVSMALAMVAEDQQINRVLEELFAEEGNEMCIRPAEFYLVDQEELCFYDIMIRGRQRREIVIGYKLATSEHAIINPPQKSEQRKWSLDDVFVAISSG
- the LOC103488842 gene encoding SWR1 complex bromodomain subunit bdf1; amino-acid sequence: MKRKRGNKKSKRKGGTEVAGKGAVSLGTEENSGLEEFDNDNDNDRYDSATEIRTPSSTGTDHLNVATDKDSIEKDAGKSSIGRVKVKLKTSKMMDTQLNSSDALTQSDTDKSSLQMGLEKQSVASEKMEDCANSLSEKETGVSGNTIIASKKPGSIKIKASKSSGASNNSTSTVVKVQADTRMPSKDSRPNKRELESALTVIKKVMKMDAAEPFNVPVNPVALGIPDYFDVIDTPMDFGTICSNLENGVKYMNSEDVFKDVRYIWENCYKYNNKGDYILDLMRRVKKNFSKYWSAAGLYNGQTTATNGVDISQENGGASSQAKPLKGQSKQKSKKRHGRRHKSDCLCAICVLKRRRREREETARVAKDQTGAGNNLARELKFEESLRGESPGSVDSSSNADDSLDNELGVEEETGEEVKMDVSKQQFSMPDDKQDEAEEEKDEENEMGQRIAADSKGIEQSERSREDHDRPLKSTTEESGNLKMEDVPQDTHISEQKEEEEKQRKKLKAWEELSIKNPMVLELCGVVFPVNPKSVWRGPHSLLPHRRPSRTSSIHMAIEEFMK